The proteins below are encoded in one region of Patescibacteria group bacterium:
- a CDS encoding endonuclease VII domain-containing protein → MQTNEEKRAYGRNYYKRNRKKLLAKANTYHNLHKEERIRKSYEWRLKTRYNLTEAQYEQMIEAQQGYCALCKNKPTGRLCVDHNHKTGKVRELLCVRCNAGLGNFTESLDKLYSAIEYLKKHNNLLVQ, encoded by the coding sequence ATGCAAACTAACGAAGAAAAACGGGCTTACGGCAGAAACTATTACAAAAGAAATAGAAAAAAGCTTTTAGCAAAGGCAAATACTTATCATAATTTACACAAAGAAGAACGTATTAGAAAAAGTTATGAATGGCGGCTTAAGACACGGTACAATCTTACTGAAGCGCAATATGAGCAAATGATCGAGGCACAACAAGGCTATTGTGCTTTGTGCAAAAATAAACCAACTGGTAGATTGTGTGTGGATCACAACCATAAAACTGGTAAAGTACGAGAATTACTTTGTGTACGTTGTAATGCTGGCTTAGGAAATTTTACCGAAAGCCTTGATAAATTATATAGCGCGATTGAATATTTGAAGAAGCATAATAATTTATTGGTACAATAA